A stretch of DNA from Triticum dicoccoides isolate Atlit2015 ecotype Zavitan chromosome 2A, WEW_v2.0, whole genome shotgun sequence:
TTATAATATAAGAGCGGttttacactacactagtgtcaaaaacgctcttatattatgggacagagggagtggaTAAGTTGGGTGCACCACAAGTCAGGGAAGTACAACAAATGCTCTCTTCTTGATGGATTTATTGGTGTGTTATTTTAATTTGTTGCATCGGTGCTATGTTGAATCTCTCAGCGTCAAGATGACAACATGAGGCGAGGTGACATAAGAATCTTCAGCGGCGGTGTTGTTCTTTGCCCTTAAACCCTAACTCTGGATCGCAGAGCACTTAGAAGCATTGTTTATAACCCATAAAACATAAAGAACGAGAGTGTAGCCAAGCTAACCAAGGCAGAATGCACCATATGAGGTCAGCCCAGGCCAGCTTGGTGGGAACATACATAACTAAGCACACAAAACGAATGCTAAACTTAAAACGAACACTTACTCGAAGAAACTACTAAAAAGAACAACAAATGAGCCAACAcatgccgaagaagaacttggtatGGCCAAGAATTATTCCTCCACGTTAAGCCCGAAAACTGCAATCAGCAAACCAGGCTGTGCTTCTTCCTCGCAACGAAGGTCCGCCAGTAGGTGGTCACCTCCTTCTCGATTTGGTGTGCTGTCTTCTTCGCATGCTCGCGATGCCCATGCTTCTTGGCATGCGCGTCCATCTCCACCATGACCTTCTTGAGGTCAGTGATGAGGCGCTCAGCGAGGCCGCGGCTGAAGTCCTCGCGGATGACCACCCGCATGACGGCGATGTGCTCGGCGTCGGCGGGCATTGTGTATGCCGGAACAATCCAGCCGAAGCGGCGCAGGCTCTCGACCACCTCGAACACTGTGTACTTGGACGAGTCCTTGAGGGAGAAGGCCACGAGCGGCACGCCTGAGTCCTTGGACACCAGGTGAAAGTAGCCCATGTTCTCGACTCCCTCCTGGAGCACCGCCGCGTTGTCCCGGCAATTTTGCATGATGTCCTTGTAGCCCTGCATTGCATTTTTGCATCACATAAATAGTTTTTCAAACACAAATTGGTTCATTGGCTGCTACCTACAGTTTTTTTATGGAAAAAATAGAGATGGTGTGTTAGCAATGTCAAAGAACATGCTGACGGCATGGCAAAGTACAAGAAGGATCCTAACAAACTAGACGTCCACCTGAAATGCATGAAGTGCATGGACCACTGGTGTTTCTTTGCTTGCAGACACAAAGTTAACACATGTTTGTTGTGTTGCTTGCagaaacaaagcaacaagcataaaGCACAAGGCAAAGGATGCTGCAACACTTGGACATAAAATAAAACCCCAACAAAAACGTGCTACTGCTGTAGAAAAATTGTGGTTAATTACCTCGAATCCGAGACGTATGAGTTGATAATACTGTGCAATGATCTGGCTCGAACCTATCCAACAGAGGGAGCAGCACATGAACATATTACATACTTCAAAGCATATACTGGAACTAACCAACCGATTGATCGACGCGCACGGTGCTGTACCTTTGGAGAAGTTGAGCGTGAAGGTTGGCTGGTCGGCGCCGAGGTAGTTGATGTGGAAGATGAGCTCGTCGGGCAGGTCCTCCTTGTTCCTCCAAATGATCCACCCGACGCCGGCATAGACGAGGCCGTACTTGTGGCCGCTGACGTTGATGCTCTTCACCAGCGGTAGCCGGAAGTCCCACTCCAGCTCCGGGTAGATGAAGGGCGCGATGAACCCGCCGCTCGCCGCGTCCACGTGAATCGGCGTGTCCCACCTGGTCAACCGATCGACCAAACCAACCGATCGATCAATGAAATCTCTATCATTCACATGCATCCCGGCCGGTTCCAGTTTTTGGCATAAGATTAACGCGTACCCTGTCTCTGCATTCTTGGCGACGAGGAGGTCGTTGAGCATCTTGACGTCCTCGAACTCGCCGTTGAGTGTGGAGCCGAGGATGGCGGCGACGCAGATGGTGTTCTCGTCGACCAACTCTACGGCCTTCGCGGGGTCCATGACGTAGTACCCTTCCCTGAGCTTCACCTCCTTGAGCTCAACCTCGAAGTAGCGCGCGAATTTCTCCCAACACACCTACAAAACCAAGACATCCAGTGATTGGAATGGATCCGGTGATTGACTTTGAATCCTGCCGGTGATCCAGCCGGCATGCACTGTCTCAGTAATGCGTGTACTCGATTACTAGTAATTTACCTGGAcatttgcgccggtgacgatgttgGGTTTGTCGTGGGGCTTGCCCTCGGCCTTCATCTTGTTCTGCCACTTCCTCTTGAAGGCCAGCCCGGCCAGCATGATGGCCTCCGAGGAGCCGACGGTGCCCACCCCGACGGCCGTCTCGTCCTCGCCGATGGGCGCGTTGAAGAGATGCGCGATCATGTTGACGCACCGGTTCTGTTTCAAATCCACAAACATACATATATACGTCGCCGTACGTAGTCGCGTAATTGTAAACTGCATCAATGGATCGATGAAGGAAATGATAGAGAGATACCTGGAACTCGGTGGTGACGGGGTACTCGTCCATGTCGACGTAGTTCTTGTTGACGGAGTTCTGGATGAGCTTGTCGCACTCGGGCTCCATCCAGGTGGTGACGAAGGAGGCGAGGTTCAGGCGCGGGTTCCCGTCCAGCATCAGCTCGTCGTTGATGATCTGGTACGCCGCGTCCTTGGGGATGGACTGCTCCGGTATCCTGAACCTCGGGAGCGCGGTGCGCACGTAGCGCGACGCGAAGGTGGAGGAGATGAGGGACTCGCCGGAATTCGTCTGCGCCCTGGACAACGCCATTTGCCGCGGCGGCCGGTGGCTGGCTGGATCACTTCGCCGTCGTGGCGTGCGAGAAGAGAGGGTGAGCAGGGGGTGTCACAGCATAGACAGGTCGACGCAGCAGATCGAGTTGCGACTAATTAATGGTGGCTCTTGCTCTATAAGAGAGGAGGGTGCGCATGGGCGCGACGTGGTGGAGGCGCCAGGGTTCTTGGGGGATGGGGCTTCCACGCCATCCGCTCGCACGTCCAGCCTCCTGCACGGCTTCCGCCGCTGGACTCGGGTGCATTCCTTTTCTAGCTTCTCTCGCCCGATCTGCTGTGCTCGTAGGCAGCTGTGTGCCTGTTGCTTCTGTGTGTTCGAATACTGTTTTTGTTTTGTCTTTTGCGTCCTGGAAAACGCAATGCCGGAGGCGCTTAGCGCAACTCCATCGCGCGACCCATCCTGTCCGCGTTCGTCTGTTTGGAGTAAAACGAACGAATCAAACGGCCCAGCGTGCaggcgcaaacggacttttgtctgtTTTCTTTCTGCTTTTGACTCATCCCGACTCAAGTTTGCGCcatttttggggtgaaacggacatcaCGCGGATAGGGGTGTCTTTTTCTATCCGCCCCTCCCTCCCCCGGCCGCACCCTCTCCACTTTTCTCCACTCTTCCTCACTcttgccctcgccgccgccgctgtcaTTGATTTGTGCACCCGCTGGCCGCGCGCTCGCCCAACACCTTCCCCTCGGCGCccccgagctacccaaccacggccacctgATTTGCGCAAccgccggccggatttggggcgaatCCGGTCGGTCTAGAGCTCGCCCGGTTGTGGGAGGCCgcgccgcgccatggactggccgggcaccatGCCGGAAGGCCcgggcagggccgcaaggccacatgcaggcagtggctcctcctcttatcgctcggatctacaccgtcggtggtccgccggcagatacacgaatgACGGCCGGCCGGGCTGGGTGCtagcccaaaagctcgtcggcgcattgttgccactcattaagtgcgaccactgcccaaagaaagtcgtgcgccgcgtgtctacaatgcCGGAACATCCCGAAtgtgtgttcatcaagtgcttgAACGATGGGGTATGCGCTCTTTTTAGCTTCGGTTTATGCTctagatttgactagttgtgctaacttc
This window harbors:
- the LOC119355280 gene encoding glutamate decarboxylase-like; protein product: MALSRAQTNSGESLISSTFASRYVRTALPRFRIPEQSIPKDAAYQIINDELMLDGNPRLNLASFVTTWMEPECDKLIQNSVNKNYVDMDEYPVTTEFQNRCVNMIAHLFNAPIGEDETAVGVGTVGSSEAIMLAGLAFKRKWQNKMKAEGKPHDKPNIVTGANVQVCWEKFARYFEVELKEVKLREGYYVMDPAKAVELVDENTICVAAILGSTLNGEFEDVKMLNDLLVAKNAETGWDTPIHVDAASGGFIAPFIYPELEWDFRLPLVKSINVSGHKYGLVYAGVGWIIWRNKEDLPDELIFHINYLGADQPTFTLNFSKGSSQIIAQYYQLIRLGFEGYKDIMQNCRDNAAVLQEGVENMGYFHLVSKDSGVPLVAFSLKDSSKYTVFEVVESLRRFGWIVPAYTMPADAEHIAVMRVVIREDFSRGLAERLITDLKKVMVEMDAHAKKHGHREHAKKTAHQIEKEVTTYWRTFVARKKHSLVC